The following DNA comes from Centroberyx gerrardi isolate f3 chromosome 4, fCenGer3.hap1.cur.20231027, whole genome shotgun sequence.
TCCCCAGAAACGTCCCTATCTCTCCTCTCAACTCCCACACACGGCGAAACACCTTCCCCAGGCTCAGCCAGCGAACATTCGAGTGGTACAGCACGTCTGTGTGTTCTGTCTCACTTTCCTCCAGTAGCTGGATGAACTGGCAATGGTTAAGCCCTCGGGCCTGGATAAAGTTAACGACTTTCACCACCGTTTTAGTGACATGATCAAGTTGCAACACAGATTCACACAGGGATTCCTGGTGAATGATGCAGTGTAGGAAGATCAAATCTGAGTTGGGGTTGTCCTCTCTTACCTGGTCCTGTATCCTCCATCCGACGTTCTTCCCGGTGAGGTTCGGAGTGGTCACGTTCAGCAATTTAGTCCATGGCAGGTTCAGTCTCTCCAAACGTCCTGACACCCTATTGTAGAGGTCCGATCCCCTTGTTGTCCCCCTCATCGACTCCATGGCAAGAAATTCCTCCACTATTTCAAACCTGTCGTTGATCCCTCGAATGAAAATAAGTAGCTGGGCGGTATCTTTGATATCCGTGCTCTCATCCAGTGCGATGGAAAAATATGTGAATTCAGCTGCCCTTTTTGACAATTCAGCAGACAACTCTTCATCAATTACTTCCAGACGCCGAGTGACTGTGCGACGAGACAGACTGACGTTTTCGAACTGAGCTTTGTTGTCAGGGCACAGTATGCTAGCCGCCTCTACCATACAGTCTTTCAAAAATTCACCATCAGAGAAAGGCTTGCTCTGTTTCGCGAGCTTGTGTGACAGCATGTAGCTAACTTTCGTTGTCGATTCTTGGATGGTCGACTGCTTTGTAAAAATATTCTGCCTGGCAATTAAGTGGGAAGACAATTTCAgggctttttcttctttcccgCGATAACAAGTTTGTGGCATAGTTAGCATGCTTGGTCGAAAAATGTCTCTTGATGTTGTATTCCTTGAACACCACGATACTCTCTTGGCATATCAAACATACTGCCTTTGAACCGACACTTGTGACGAAATATTTAGATGTCCACTCTTGGTTAAAAACGTGACATTCAGAGTcaacttttctcttttttgaagCATTCATCCTAACTCTGATTCTGTCATCACAACCGCTAACGTTACTAACCTGTCACTTGAGGTGAGCAAGAGTCAACTTGAGGCCTTAAGTGTTAGTCCAATCTAAATGTAGACAGCGCCCTCTGTTGGAATCGAGTTAAATAGCAGTACAGACTCATTGTAGTTCGCCTCGAGATTTATTAACATAATGctgccttttattgattttttgggggtcgttttgttttcctttgaggACGTTGCGGGCCGGATTGAGATGGTCCACGGGCCGGTTCCGGCCCTGGGGCCGTATTCTGCCCATGTctgctaaagacccagctctttagtgaacaccttttcacctgatggactgtgtaaccaaaaaaaaaaaaaaaaacctctttatctgcctctatgcactctatgcactctatgcattgcctcaatgcactgcctcgtagcacctatgtcctgttggaccagaacttagctttatggcacttactctcattgttctctcctgactagaaccttgcttgtgttgtattcaaatctcatgtgtacgtcgctttggataaaagcgtctgccaaatgggaaattgtaattgtaattgtaatttatGCATCAGTGTAGGCTACTTCATGAACAGAAGTCtccctaatattttgcacattcagtgtattttgtAATCATTTCATGATTCATTCCCACTATGCAATTTTCTACTGGATTTCACTATACCAGGAACTCTAAAGTCAAGACTCATGACATGCACATTCTCTGGAAATGTTATTGCCACGCCTCCCAACCTTCTCTACTTATTTGTCTGGCCTACAGTCGATACAATAACATCACTCCACTTGTGGCTGAAGATCATCGTTTTTCGCCTTATTTCTGGTCCCAAAGCGGAGATGAAGCTTGCAGTACTTCAATCGTCAGCGTTTGTTCCAGTAAAAGAGAATAAGTGTGATGTCCTCGTTGAGACCGGCAGTCCCGCGGTGGTCCAGCACACCACCGTGAGGGTCGACCGCACCGAGCCGCTGCCCCGGGATCACATCCTCTGGTCCCTCTGCTGCCTCCTTTATGGAAACCCCCTCTGCCTTGGGTTGGCGGCGCTCTTCTACTCAATCAAGGTAAGTTATCAGTTTTAATATGAGGACAGAAAACTTACTGTACGATCTATTTGGTTTCTTTTTGCCAGGCCACCGAGGGGGGCCTGGCAAAAATAGTATTAAAAAAATAGTATTTCTCCctatgactgactgactgactgactggctgactgactggctgactcccagtggtggaaaaagtattcAAATCCTTTACGTAAGTAAAAGCAGCAATACCATGCTGGAAAAATACTtatagtaaaagtaaaagttctgcattcaaaagtttagcTTGTAGGTCCAACTGCTCCATATTCTCTTGGgagtttaaagagtaactaaaccccaaatccgGTTTAAACTCCCAagagtatatggagcagttgaacctacaacattaaaatacatctTACAGGTTAAcacatcaataatttaacactctgaaagaatgagtatagttttacttctacttttacttcaactctaacaatgcaacatattttatgagcttattgtatgttttgcgtgtaaaaccttattctgcaaagtaactagtaactacagccgtcagataaatatAATGGAGTAAAAACATTtctgtagtggagtaaaagtataaagtctcacaaaatggaaatactcaagttaATTGCAAGAatctcaaaattgtacttaagtacagtactttaTCTTTATCCCATACATAGGCTGGCTGTGGCCCACAATATCAAAAGTTGgacaatgtatagaaattgatctaaatcgatctctaatgcgcctaaTATGTGCACATcgcgtcatgtttgtcatttggcgatgcacagtccagcagcattgtactcaatctgACAGAGTGAAACAAACTTGCATGTGTGAGTAATGGTATTTGTAAACAGTATAACACGTTTTAATCGGCGATGTGTgaaactgctcaacactcagagagTTAACATGAGAGCAGTGAAAAGACAGAGGCTTATTTTCCCTGTTTACCATTGGATTTCACTGGACACTACTGTCACTGTAGGTAAAGAGTAGGCTAATTAATCCTATTGAAATTAATTGCACTGAGTCTAGTATTCAGATCACTCCAGTCCATTTTCCATGCCACATTTTctgccacagcagctgttttaGGGCAGAGGGCATTAAGAGCCTGAACATGTTGCCCTACGTCTCATTGACTTTCAACAGAATCTTCTGGAACCTACATGAAAAGAGGGTCCAGTACCATTTAtggacagacagtcatgggTCAAATGGCTGCATTCGCGGTCCAACTAAACTAGGCTTGCCCAGTTTAACTTGTTTTTATTAGGTGATTtagttttattgtattttattttgtttcttataATGCCTTTTGGAGAaccagcattttattttatttttttaccaaagaaaagagagatggctgaaaaagtttgtttttggaATAAACCTTCAAAACTAAAAACTGTGAATCCTTTTCCTGGACATTGGACTCTTTGGTTGGCAGCGTAAAACCTGCCTCAGTGGcgtacttttaaaaaaaaaaatgtttaggcattttatgctttattgatagaGATAGGAAGgtaggggacagagagagagagagagagagagaggggaggacatgcagcaaatgaccgcgggccggattcgaacccgggtcgctgcggaaaggactgagccttatggtacgcgctATACtttgtgagccaccggggcgcccctcAATGGCGTACTTTGGCACTTTTGCAGtttagatttgtgtgtgtagttgagCGTGGCAAATAGCCCAACACTTTGGCTATTAGGGTTATCCCCAATAGCCAAAGTGTTGGGCTATTTGCATCCCAAACCCTAATAATCCTGGTCATTGGACTCCACCTTAATCCCTATCCTatgttgttgtgtttccagGCTAGAGACAGGAAGGTGGCAGGAGACCTGGAGGGTGCCAGAAATCACGGCTTAACCGCCCTCTGCTTCAACATGTTAGCCCTGGTCCTGGTGGTCAGCATGATCGCTACTTTCTTCGTCTTTTATGACAACATCATCAACTACATGCATCAAATCATTTCTAGTTTGTAGTGTTTGAGCTGCCTCTTGCTGTAACATGCCTCtgtgctgtttgttgttttgtaggctacatgctaTCCTTCAACACAACAGTATTATGTTTGAAAATCGTCATTGCAAATCAGTTTCATATATTCACCAGAGTTTGTAATTGAATCCAGATTTCCTGTAGACCAGGCCTGTGTCTCAGGAGCTCGTCATGCTGAATTCTGTTTAAAAGGAGGAGCATTCAGTTGGATTGTGCAATAAATGTCTTCTTCCTaaccctctgtgtctctgataCTTTTAAGGTAAGAGCATGTAGTGTGATTACAGACAGGGGCataattttgcacattttgaatttatatTTTATCCTGATTGTAGATAATGCtaacactaataaaaaaaaattttttttaattatagtctgattaggggggggggggggggggggggggcgttgcGTTGTAAGTGAGTTACTCAGATCTATTAATTATCTGGCCCCTAGATAATTTTCCAAACCCCAATATATACTGATGGATAGGACAGGAGACTTGCCTCTTTGATCTGCTGTAGACTCTTGCAAGTGGCCTCCCTTCTCATCATTACTCATTCTTGTCCAAACTGGATGCTCTTAGGATTGTGCTGCCTAGCTCGCGACAAATATTTTGCGTCTAATCAGTGTAGCCTACTTTATTAACAGAAGTCTccataatattttgtatattcagtgtattgTGTAATCATTCCATCAGTTGTTTCACTCTCAGTAGTCTACGCAGTTTTGTAGTGGAATTTCCAAGGGAATTTCGGTAGTTGTTGACACCCACGACATGCACAATTACTGGAACTGTTATCGCCACACCTCACAACTTTCTTTACTTGCCTTGCCGAAAGTCGACGCACCAACATCAACTCCACTGGTGCGCACATCATTTTTCGCCTTATTTCTGGTCCCAAAGCCGAGATGGAGCCTCCAACATATCACGAGTTAGAGTTTATTCCAATGACGGAGAGCAGGTATGAGGGACCCGCGGTGGTTCAGTACACCACCGTGAGGGTCGACCGCACCGAGCCTCTGCCCCGGGACCACATCCTCTGGTCCCTCTGCTGCCTCCTTTACGCAAACCCCCTCTGCCTCGGGTTGGCCGCGTTCTGCTACTCAATCAAGGTAAGTTGTTTATCAGTATTCATATGAGAACAGAAAAGTTAATGTGTTtgctttcttttatttatttttttgtattttaattagTTTCTTataatgtgtgtttgagagcCAGCATGCACCAGGCAgggtaggggagagcggggcaagttgtcacatgggtaagttgtcccagtggctttatttctgaaacgaaataatttagagccaaaagtccaattacacaAATGTTGAGAGGTTACCT
Coding sequences within:
- the LOC139912901 gene encoding interferon-induced transmembrane protein 3-like, which encodes MEPPTYHELEFIPMTESRYEGPAVVQYTTVRVDRTEPLPRDHILWSLCCLLYANPLCLGLAAFCYSIKARDRKVAGDLEGARKHGSTALCINNFALILVVIMIIFFFVFKKTIIQYFYLILHHLD